A region from the Paraburkholderia youngii genome encodes:
- a CDS encoding DUF3331 domain-containing protein produces the protein MMTRECSEVEVARVQIEVLEQFEDTLIIRWVEPGRCHYGEQRWRCRFARTPGVCVLSQLAIRRGDAVFSPAERPARANASAMISVDAFGLFNLASREYQWTRDLRRLTHRP, from the coding sequence ATGATGACGAGAGAGTGCTCTGAAGTAGAAGTAGCGCGTGTCCAGATTGAAGTTCTTGAACAGTTTGAAGATACTCTCATTATCCGGTGGGTGGAGCCAGGGCGATGCCACTATGGCGAGCAGCGCTGGCGCTGTCGTTTTGCGAGGACCCCCGGTGTGTGCGTTTTGTCGCAACTTGCAATCCGTCGCGGTGATGCGGTGTTTAGTCCCGCCGAACGCCCTGCTCGGGCGAACGCATCTGCGATGATATCTGTGGATGCGTTTGGGCTATTCAACTTGGCATCCCGAGAATATCAGTGGACGCGCGACCTCCGGCGACTGACTCACCGGCCGTAG